In the Campylobacter sp. RM6914 genome, one interval contains:
- a CDS encoding response regulator transcription factor has protein sequence MIRILMIEDDFELAEILSEYLHNYDMEVTIAEEPYIGLSTLNTNSFDLVILDLTLPGLDGLEVCKEIRKQHNIPIIISSARHDITDKVNALDNGADDYLPKPYDPQELLARIKSHLRRQNASLNEENNKETPKDLVLKEYEHEILFKGSVVNLTAAEYDILRYLMLKEGGAVTREELIYNCESINEDSTNKSIDVIIGRIRAKIGENPKEPRYIHAIRGVGYKLTL, from the coding sequence ATGATACGAATTCTTATGATTGAAGATGATTTTGAATTAGCTGAAATTTTAAGCGAATATTTACATAATTACGACATGGAAGTTACGATAGCCGAAGAGCCTTATATCGGACTTTCCACTCTTAATACAAATTCCTTTGACCTTGTTATACTTGATCTTACTCTGCCCGGACTTGACGGACTTGAAGTTTGCAAAGAGATAAGAAAACAACATAATATCCCGATCATAATCTCAAGCGCTCGCCATGATATAACAGATAAAGTCAATGCGCTAGATAACGGAGCGGATGATTATTTGCCAAAGCCTTATGATCCGCAAGAGCTACTTGCCCGCATAAAAAGTCATCTTAGAAGACAAAATGCTAGTTTAAATGAAGAAAACAACAAAGAGACACCAAAAGATCTTGTTCTAAAAGAGTATGAGCATGAGATATTATTTAAGGGAAGTGTTGTAAATTTAACAGCTGCCGAGTATGATATCTTGAGATATTTGATGTTAAAAGAGGGTGGTGCGGTTACTAGAGAAGAGCTGATTTATAACTGTGAAAGCATCAATGAAGATAGCACTAACAAAAGTATAGACGTTATAATCGGACGCATACGTGCAAAAATTGGCGAAAATCCAAAAGAGCCAAGATATATACATGCTATACGTGGCGTCGGATACAAGTTAACTTTATGA
- a CDS encoding DnaJ C-terminal domain-containing protein codes for MSESLYETLGVSKNASSDEIKKSYRRLARKYHPDINKDPGAEDKFKEINAAYEILSDDKKRAQYDQYGDSMFGGQNFHDFARGSANSADLNEILKNIFSGGFGGSSFGGGFGGFSSDGFGGFGGLDLDINAKVNIPFEVAVIGGEHRINLNGDSLKIKIPSGINNGEKLRIKGKGKSASRQVGDLILTVNIEPSSEYERDGDDLYKDIEIPLKTMMFGGKIEVSTFKKDVTIKIAENSKTGTKIRLKGYGVQNRKSGIYGDLYLRARVKLPDINSLDAKFVKTLKENLPE; via the coding sequence ATGAGTGAGAGCTTATACGAGACACTAGGGGTTTCTAAAAATGCATCTAGTGATGAAATTAAAAAATCATACAGAAGACTAGCTAGAAAATACCACCCGGACATAAACAAGGACCCTGGTGCAGAAGATAAATTTAAAGAGATAAATGCTGCTTATGAAATTTTAAGTGACGATAAAAAACGCGCTCAATACGACCAATATGGCGACAGTATGTTTGGCGGACAAAATTTCCACGACTTTGCTAGAGGTTCGGCAAATAGTGCGGATCTAAACGAAATTTTAAAGAATATCTTCTCCGGAGGATTTGGCGGATCTAGCTTTGGTGGTGGATTTGGCGGATTTTCAAGTGATGGATTTGGCGGATTTGGCGGCTTAGATCTTGATATAAACGCAAAAGTAAATATCCCGTTTGAAGTAGCCGTTATCGGAGGAGAGCATAGGATAAACCTTAACGGCGATAGCCTTAAGATAAAAATTCCAAGCGGTATAAACAACGGCGAAAAGTTGCGTATAAAAGGCAAAGGAAAAAGTGCATCAAGACAGGTTGGTGACCTTATATTAACCGTAAATATCGAGCCAAGTAGCGAATACGAAAGAGACGGTGATGATCTTTATAAAGATATCGAAATCCCTTTAAAAACAATGATGTTTGGCGGCAAGATAGAGGTTAGCACATTTAAAAAAGACGTTACGATAAAGATCGCCGAAAACTCAAAAACAGGAACTAAAATTCGTCTAAAAGGCTATGGTGTTCAAAACAGAAAAAGCGGAATTTACGGCGATTTATACCTAAGAGCAAGAGTGAAACTTCCTGATATAAACAGCCTTGATGCGAAATTTGTTAAAACTTTAAAAGAAAATTTACCGGAGTAA
- a CDS encoding nucleotidyl cyclase domain-containing protein, with amino-acid sequence MAAKEFASIDILSLVDLEIAIIERYNDTMNGSNQLSIIYFCIPNGYEYGEIFEKILRRTDVVIKEGDHYIAVLYHTDKNGAAVVLSGIQEFLNSEPIDVIITYPKDGKTGKELIAKLQDEIKDNYGVILKCLNTEEAFDIFEERL; translated from the coding sequence ATGGCGGCTAAAGAATTCGCCTCTATAGATATACTTTCGCTTGTTGATCTTGAGATCGCCATTATAGAAAGATATAACGACACCATGAATGGGTCAAATCAACTTTCCATTATATATTTTTGCATACCAAACGGTTATGAATACGGTGAAATTTTTGAAAAAATTTTAAGAAGAACAGATGTTGTCATAAAAGAGGGTGATCACTATATTGCAGTGCTTTATCATACTGACAAAAATGGTGCAGCTGTGGTTTTAAGCGGTATACAAGAATTTTTAAACTCAGAGCCAATTGATGTGATAATCACTTATCCAAAAGATGGCAAGACTGGCAAAGAGTTGATCGCTAAGCTTCAAGATGAGATAAAAGATAACTACGGGGTTATTTTAAAATGCCTAAATACCGAAGAGGCATTTGATATATTTGAAGAGAGATTATGA
- a CDS encoding O-acetylhomoserine aminocarboxypropyltransferase/cysteine synthase family protein codes for MNQETIAIHAGYDTKTGVGAMSVPIYSATAFDFGTAQTAANRFCLAELGPIYSRLTNPTLDILETRFATLDKGAAAISTSSGQAATFFALANLAQVGDNVIVAKKIYGGSSTLITHTMKRFGINARLFDSDNADELESLIDENTRAIFFESLSNPQIAIPDIEKITKIAKKHKIVTIADNTVATPVLFEAFKHGVDVTLYSATKYIGGQGNVMGGMIVSSKELNSLLVNNPRYPHFNEPDESYHGLVYGTLAANFDIFTLRIRLSLMRDIGATLSPSSAYGLIQGLETLSIRMQKHCQNAQKIAEFLNTHPKVKSVNYPGLKNDPFYDKAQRYLKDGLASGLISFDLSSKEAATRVINSTKLFSIVVNIGDTKSLITHPASTTHSQLSEEELEKVGVGAGSIRLSIGIEDANDLIEDLKQALDNA; via the coding sequence ATGAATCAAGAAACCATTGCTATACATGCGGGATATGATACAAAAACAGGTGTTGGAGCTATGTCAGTACCGATATATTCAGCTACGGCATTTGACTTTGGCACGGCTCAAACCGCGGCAAATCGTTTTTGTCTAGCGGAGCTTGGACCCATTTATTCGCGTCTTACAAACCCTACTCTTGATATACTAGAGACACGTTTTGCTACTCTTGATAAGGGAGCGGCTGCCATTAGCACCTCAAGCGGACAAGCAGCTACTTTTTTTGCATTAGCAAATTTAGCACAAGTTGGAGATAACGTCATAGTAGCAAAAAAGATCTATGGTGGCTCAAGCACACTTATCACTCATACGATGAAACGCTTTGGTATAAACGCTAGACTTTTTGACTCTGACAACGCAGACGAACTTGAAAGTTTAATAGACGAAAATACTAGAGCTATATTTTTTGAAAGTCTTTCAAACCCGCAAATAGCCATACCAGATATCGAGAAAATAACAAAAATCGCAAAAAAACACAAAATCGTAACCATTGCCGACAATACGGTTGCCACTCCGGTTTTATTTGAAGCTTTCAAGCATGGCGTAGACGTGACACTTTATAGCGCCACAAAATACATAGGTGGTCAAGGAAATGTAATGGGCGGCATGATAGTTAGTTCAAAAGAGCTAAATAGCCTACTTGTAAACAATCCAAGATACCCGCACTTTAACGAACCGGACGAAAGCTATCATGGTCTTGTTTATGGCACATTGGCTGCAAATTTTGATATTTTTACATTACGTATTAGGCTTTCATTAATGAGAGATATCGGAGCAACACTTTCGCCAAGTAGCGCTTACGGGCTTATACAAGGTCTTGAAACGTTAAGCATAAGAATGCAAAAACACTGTCAAAATGCACAAAAGATCGCAGAATTTTTAAATACACATCCAAAAGTAAAGTCAGTAAATTACCCTGGTCTTAAAAATGATCCGTTTTACGATAAAGCACAAAGATATCTAAAAGACGGGCTTGCAAGCGGTCTTATAAGCTTTGACCTTAGCAGTAAAGAAGCTGCCACTCGCGTTATAAACAGCACCAAACTTTTTAGTATAGTCGTAAATATCGGCGATACTAAATCACTAATCACCCACCCAGCAAGCACTACACACTCGCAACTTAGCGAGGAGGAGCTTGAAAAAGTAGGTGTAGGAGCAGGAAGTATACGCCTAAGCATAGGCATAGAAGATGCCAACGACTTAATAGAAGATCTAAAGCAGGCCTTAGATAACGCATAA
- a CDS encoding Do family serine endopeptidase, translated as MKKMIFISLVAATSIFASNIAFNEAQTEVSRISPLQEGKNIILSYHDSISGAKKSVVNISTTKIITVQNGVEQMFNDPFFKEFFGFNFGIPKDREKSTSLGSGVIISQDGYIVTNNHVIEDSDQIVVTMTKGGKEYKAKVVGSDPKTDLAVIKIEATDLDAIYFADSSKLLDGDVVFAIGNPFGVGESVTKGIISALNKDNIGLNQYENFIQTDASINPGNSGGALVDSRGALVGINSAILSRGGDSSGIGFAIPSNMVKEIAKKLITDGKIERGYIGVMIANLTDDQKEIYKNKSGALISSVEKGLPADEAGLKRGDLVIEADGKPITNANDLKNFIGSLAPNSTLKLTYERSGKLSSVQIKLTNMDISVKAHNDNSVLEGLGVTNLTDDARYKFKLGADSMGVLVSSVKQGSKAEEFGFERGDIIVQVGEEIIKDVASFVQIMKQNSGKKTLVWVNRRGIMQGLVVK; from the coding sequence ATGAAAAAAATGATATTTATTTCCCTTGTGGCAGCGACTTCTATCTTTGCAAGCAATATTGCATTTAATGAAGCACAGACAGAGGTTAGCAGAATTTCGCCATTGCAAGAGGGTAAAAATATAATACTTTCATACCATGACTCAATATCAGGTGCTAAAAAATCAGTCGTAAATATCTCTACAACAAAGATTATAACAGTGCAAAATGGCGTTGAGCAGATGTTTAATGATCCGTTTTTTAAAGAATTTTTTGGTTTTAACTTTGGTATCCCAAAAGATCGCGAAAAAAGCACATCTTTAGGCTCCGGAGTTATCATCTCTCAAGATGGTTACATAGTGACAAACAACCACGTCATAGAAGATAGTGATCAGATCGTAGTCACCATGACAAAAGGCGGAAAAGAGTATAAAGCAAAAGTCGTAGGCAGCGATCCTAAGACTGACCTTGCTGTTATAAAGATAGAGGCAACCGATCTTGATGCGATATATTTTGCAGACTCCTCAAAACTGCTTGACGGGGATGTCGTCTTTGCTATAGGTAATCCCTTTGGTGTTGGAGAGAGTGTGACAAAGGGTATAATTTCCGCTTTAAATAAAGACAATATCGGCTTAAATCAATACGAGAATTTTATCCAAACAGACGCTTCGATAAATCCAGGCAACTCAGGTGGTGCGTTGGTTGATAGTAGAGGCGCGCTTGTCGGCATCAACTCAGCCATACTTTCACGTGGTGGAGATAGCAGTGGTATAGGGTTTGCGATACCTTCAAATATGGTAAAAGAGATAGCTAAAAAGCTAATTACCGACGGTAAAATAGAACGTGGATACATCGGCGTGATGATAGCAAATTTAACTGATGATCAAAAAGAAATTTATAAAAATAAATCAGGCGCATTAATCAGCAGTGTAGAAAAAGGACTACCGGCTGACGAGGCTGGGCTAAAGCGAGGCGACTTAGTTATAGAAGCCGATGGGAAGCCTATAACTAATGCAAATGATCTTAAAAATTTCATCGGTTCGCTCGCTCCAAACAGCACATTAAAATTAACTTACGAGCGCTCAGGTAAACTATCAAGCGTTCAGATCAAGCTTACAAATATGGACATAAGCGTAAAAGCCCATAATGATAATTCTGTGCTTGAAGGGCTTGGGGTTACAAATTTAACCGATGATGCAAGATATAAATTTAAACTCGGTGCAGATAGCATGGGAGTTTTGGTAAGTAGTGTAAAGCAAGGCTCAAAGGCTGAGGAATTTGGCTTTGAAAGAGGCGATATTATAGTGCAAGTCGGCGAAGAGATAATTAAAGACGTCGCGTCGTTTGTGCAGATAATGAAACAAAATAGCGGCAAAAAGACGCTTGTGTGGGTTAATAGAAGAGGTATCATGCAGGGATTGGTTGTAAAATAA
- a CDS encoding potassium/proton antiporter has translation MENLLLFFAILLLASILISKISDKFGIPALLVFLGVGMLAGSEGLLGVHFDNQIIAQNVGMLALIFILYAGGLDTNFSSIKPVFSRGLTLATIGVILTAFAVAPMAKILLGFSWLESLLLGAVISSTDAAAVFAILRAKKISLKNNLAPLIEFESGSNDPMAIFLTMNIIQIISISQIPSPVDWLSVLGMQFGIGIALGYLFGLALPSIFNRLRLSNWGMYPVFSMAWILLLYTLCFKIGGNGYLAVYIAGIFINKRDFVHKKNLIGFHDGIAWAMQIVVFLTLGLLVFPSQLPEIALMAFVLSLWLTFIARPVGVFVSLIGSKFNFNEKLFVSWVGLRGVVPIILATYTYVENIPNANIIFNIVFFMVLTSICMQGMSIGYAATKFNVRLDEVQEENAKVENSPILTYALRQYTINLGAKVIGKNLAEVSLPSEFLIILVKRKNEYLKPTGSYIFNEGDLLLVQCENHALYQDTIKALVG, from the coding sequence ATGGAAAATTTATTGTTATTTTTTGCGATCTTGCTGCTAGCAAGTATACTTATAAGTAAAATTTCTGATAAATTTGGCATACCCGCTCTTTTGGTTTTTTTAGGTGTCGGCATGCTTGCAGGTTCCGAAGGCTTGCTTGGTGTGCATTTTGATAATCAAATCATAGCCCAAAACGTAGGCATGCTTGCTCTTATATTTATACTTTATGCAGGAGGGCTTGATACAAATTTTTCCTCTATAAAGCCGGTATTTTCAAGAGGACTTACTCTTGCTACGATTGGTGTCATACTTACTGCTTTTGCAGTAGCGCCGATGGCTAAAATTCTGCTCGGATTTAGTTGGCTTGAGTCTCTTTTACTAGGAGCCGTCATATCATCAACTGACGCAGCTGCGGTGTTTGCTATACTTCGTGCAAAGAAAATTTCACTTAAAAATAACCTGGCCCCTCTTATAGAATTTGAGTCTGGCTCAAACGATCCAATGGCGATATTTTTAACGATGAATATCATTCAGATAATATCCATTTCACAAATTCCTTCTCCGGTTGATTGGTTGAGTGTTTTGGGTATGCAGTTTGGTATAGGTATAGCTCTTGGGTATTTGTTCGGACTAGCGTTACCTTCGATATTTAACAGACTGAGACTAAGCAACTGGGGTATGTATCCGGTATTTTCGATGGCTTGGATACTGCTTTTATATACGCTTTGCTTTAAGATAGGCGGCAATGGTTACTTGGCAGTTTATATTGCGGGTATTTTTATAAACAAAAGGGATTTTGTCCATAAGAAAAATTTGATCGGTTTTCATGACGGTATAGCGTGGGCTATGCAGATAGTGGTATTTTTAACACTAGGTCTTCTTGTATTTCCTTCGCAGCTTCCAGAAATAGCGCTTATGGCGTTTGTGCTATCTTTATGGCTGACTTTTATAGCTCGTCCGGTAGGTGTTTTTGTATCGCTTATCGGCTCTAAATTTAACTTTAATGAAAAGCTTTTTGTTTCATGGGTGGGGCTTAGAGGAGTTGTGCCTATCATCCTTGCTACATACACATATGTAGAAAATATCCCTAATGCAAACATTATATTTAACATCGTCTTTTTTATGGTACTTACTTCTATTTGTATGCAAGGTATGTCCATAGGCTATGCTGCGACTAAATTTAATGTTAGGCTAGATGAGGTTCAAGAAGAAAACGCCAAAGTAGAAAACTCGCCTATCTTAACTTACGCACTTCGTCAATACACTATAAATTTAGGAGCAAAAGTTATAGGTAAAAACTTGGCGGAGGTTAGTTTGCCAAGTGAATTTTTGATCATCCTTGTTAAGCGTAAAAATGAGTATTTAAAGCCTACTGGTTCTTATATATTTAACGAGGGGGATTTGTTGTTGGTTCAGTGTGAAAATCACGCTTTATATCAAGACACCATAAAAGCTCTTGTCGGATAA
- a CDS encoding ArsS family sensor histidine kinase, with the protein MPRSSVFITITFIFALALSSIFLAFLWLMEYDKQNYTRELNTKYSNVARTNLFYMSGIIDKDEFDRQLSNVDMPEIVNENLKSQILSQASVIEEISDDIGSSAILLYEKHHYLMMRHLDETKLLMDKEFQPYRYQVIKAVFIVVAMILLGAYIFVIYKIKPLRKLKRQITKFAAGDLSAVQNVSSGNDEISEVSEAFYNAVSQIKALNDSRHLFLRNIMHELKTPITKGLIAAQMIEKGKNQDRLISVFHKLESLINELAAIEQTTSKIALTNKNVCLMQDLIDEALDIAMVEKDSVSINFIDDVRLVVDFKLFSVAIKNMVDNGLKYSPEKHVNIVVSKEHIKFITKGEALKNDLNFYIQPFIKGENAQKSFGLGLYIVSNILEAHGLKLHYEHKNGLNIFSFENLKDIIN; encoded by the coding sequence ATGCCTCGTTCTTCTGTTTTTATCACGATTACTTTTATATTTGCTCTTGCGCTTAGTTCGATATTTCTTGCTTTTTTATGGTTGATGGAATATGACAAACAAAACTATACAAGAGAGCTAAATACTAAATACTCAAATGTGGCTAGAACAAATTTATTTTACATGAGTGGTATTATCGACAAGGATGAATTTGATAGACAACTTAGTAATGTTGATATGCCTGAGATAGTAAATGAAAATTTAAAGTCGCAAATTTTATCTCAAGCAAGTGTGATTGAAGAAATTTCTGATGACATCGGTTCGAGTGCGATCTTGCTTTATGAAAAACACCACTATCTCATGATGCGTCATCTTGATGAAACCAAACTTTTGATGGACAAGGAATTTCAGCCATATAGATATCAGGTTATAAAGGCTGTTTTTATCGTTGTTGCTATGATTTTGCTTGGCGCTTATATATTTGTTATTTACAAGATAAAACCGCTAAGAAAGCTAAAACGACAAATAACAAAATTTGCCGCCGGAGATCTCAGCGCTGTGCAAAATGTTAGTAGCGGAAATGATGAAATTTCAGAAGTTTCAGAAGCATTTTATAATGCAGTTAGTCAGATAAAAGCTCTAAATGACTCAAGGCATTTGTTTTTAAGAAATATCATGCATGAGCTAAAAACCCCTATAACCAAAGGTTTAATCGCTGCTCAAATGATAGAAAAAGGTAAAAATCAAGATCGCTTGATCTCGGTTTTTCATAAGCTAGAAAGTCTTATAAACGAACTAGCCGCGATCGAACAGACGACCTCTAAAATAGCACTTACAAATAAAAATGTCTGCTTGATGCAAGATCTTATCGACGAGGCTTTAGATATAGCGATGGTTGAAAAAGATAGCGTTAGTATAAATTTTATTGATGATGTAAGGCTTGTGGTTGACTTTAAGCTTTTTTCGGTTGCTATAAAAAATATGGTCGATAACGGGCTTAAATACTCTCCCGAAAAGCACGTAAATATCGTTGTTAGTAAAGAGCATATCAAATTTATCACAAAAGGTGAAGCTTTAAAAAATGATCTAAATTTTTATATCCAGCCTTTTATAAAAGGCGAAAATGCTCAAAAAAGTTTTGGTCTTGGGCTTTATATAGTTAGCAATATCCTTGAGGCACATGGGTTAAAACTACACTACGAACATAAAAATGGATTAAATATCTTCTCATTTGAGAATTTAAAAGATATAATTAACTAA
- a CDS encoding ABC transporter permease — protein sequence MTSLPKYLLFKYLRFDKSQPFITLSAVLAFLGVSIGLMVLIVAMAIMNGFDKEFERKLFTMNYPITIMSAFKADIDDTLTLQLKEKFPELKFSPFISSQVIYRGSNSLEGGILFGVNSADEKQINLIVNEGLKEKELNGYDILIGKGIKDQFRLNENDKITLIFTKADPGGFSLIPKMKRFDVASSFESGLVAYDKAYAYTSAEALRKILEYPDGVYDGVHVYSLKPFDDIKRIQEALPVGLKAIGWWQQNGNFFSALALEKRALFIVLMLIILVASLNIVSSLLMTVMNRRQEIALLLALGASKNEIKKSFFYQGLVIGGGGIVFGLILGLFGIWLLGNFNIINLPADVYGSSKLPMELSLFDFGMIIVGAIIIVAISSYYPAKKATQIDVLQTLRNE from the coding sequence ATGACAAGTCTTCCTAAATACTTGCTTTTTAAATACCTTAGATTTGATAAATCACAACCATTTATAACTCTAAGTGCGGTTCTTGCCTTTTTGGGAGTTAGTATCGGACTTATGGTGCTTATAGTTGCCATGGCGATAATGAACGGTTTTGATAAAGAATTTGAGCGTAAGCTTTTTACCATGAACTATCCCATAACGATAATGAGCGCTTTTAAAGCTGATATAGACGATACTTTAACTTTACAGCTTAAAGAAAAATTTCCGGAGCTAAAATTTAGTCCGTTTATAAGCTCTCAAGTCATCTATCGCGGGTCAAATTCTTTAGAAGGCGGCATACTTTTTGGGGTAAATTCAGCTGATGAAAAGCAAATTAATTTGATTGTAAATGAAGGATTGAAAGAAAAAGAGCTTAATGGATATGATATCTTGATCGGCAAAGGGATAAAAGACCAGTTTAGGTTAAATGAAAACGACAAGATAACGCTTATATTTACAAAGGCGGATCCAGGAGGATTTTCGCTTATTCCAAAAATGAAAAGGTTTGACGTTGCTTCTAGTTTTGAGTCAGGACTTGTAGCTTACGATAAAGCTTATGCATACACGTCAGCCGAGGCTTTGCGTAAAATTTTAGAGTATCCTGACGGCGTTTATGATGGGGTGCATGTGTATTCTTTAAAACCGTTTGATGATATAAAGCGTATACAAGAGGCGCTTCCTGTTGGGCTAAAAGCGATAGGCTGGTGGCAACAAAACGGAAATTTCTTCTCTGCTTTGGCGCTTGAAAAACGTGCTCTTTTTATAGTCTTGATGCTTATCATACTTGTTGCATCACTAAACATCGTAAGCTCTCTTTTGATGACTGTTATGAACCGTCGCCAAGAGATAGCGCTTTTGTTGGCGCTTGGAGCTAGTAAAAATGAGATAAAAAAGAGCTTTTTTTACCAAGGTTTGGTTATCGGTGGTGGTGGGATAGTTTTTGGTCTTATTTTGGGGCTTTTTGGAATTTGGCTACTTGGAAATTTCAACATTATAAATTTACCGGCAGATGTTTATGGTAGCTCAAAACTTCCTATGGAGCTTTCGCTTTTTGATTTTGGTATGATTATCGTTGGAGCGATCATTATAGTAGCGATCTCATCGTATTATCCGGCTAAAAAAGCCACCCAGATAGACGTTTTACAAACTCTTAGAAACGAGTAA
- a CDS encoding heat shock protein transcriptional repressor HspR: MKDYDEPLFLISVVAKVLSIHPQTLRQYEREGLIEPSRTDGRMRLYSQRDVDKVKMILRLTRDLGVNLAGVDVILQLKEKMDEFETTIDQLRDELDEFKKGGIPAKKSLVKRKNSFDIIFYDEKLK, translated from the coding sequence ATGAAAGATTATGATGAACCGCTATTTTTAATTAGCGTTGTGGCAAAAGTGCTTAGCATACATCCTCAAACGCTTCGCCAATACGAACGCGAAGGTCTTATAGAGCCTTCAAGAACTGATGGAAGGATGAGACTTTACTCGCAACGTGATGTTGATAAGGTCAAAATGATACTTAGACTAACCAGAGATCTTGGAGTAAATTTAGCAGGAGTTGATGTTATCTTGCAACTTAAAGAAAAAATGGACGAATTTGAAACAACTATCGACCAGCTACGAGATGAGCTTGATGAATTCAAAAAAGGTGGCATACCGGCCAAAAAATCCCTAGTTAAACGCAAAAATAGTTTTGATATTATATTTTATGATGAAAAATTAAAATAA
- a CDS encoding cation:proton antiporter: MEKILLAFLLATALSIVLNVVFKKFAIPTIIGYIVTGTIISGFMNIKSNEEIMHLAEFGIVFLMFTIGLEFSFKHLMTMKREVFLNGTFQVSISGFILGILVLYTMNVVDKSAIIIGLALALSSTAIVLKTLNDTGDISQIYGRKALGILLFQDIAVIPILLMIDIFSSANSSIDELLIQTFISAIILIITIYLIGKYTINWIFYKVVQTNSQEIFIAMILLLVIGSSELAYSFGFSYSLGAFLAGMMMAETQYKHQIESDLIPFRDLLLGLFFITVGMQINFSIVFDNIFIIAFLIIATMFIKALVVFGMLLLYAKRRVAIKTALSLCQIGEFALAVFGLMSSRGLISNQTAQIFIAVAVVSMFVTPFILKNLNRLANLVQKEVAVEPNEMIKPQKIKNHIVIFGYGRLGQEVVLRLKEQKILYLALESDLSLVELGRSRGENVFLGNVLKKQTYDNACISSAAAVIITVSNEQRLELIAQNIKNYNPTIQTVIRFNGHDEKDLFSDLGNNFHLVREERAVARTLVHEALLCKIDKDVARI; the protein is encoded by the coding sequence ATGGAAAAAATTCTCTTAGCATTCCTACTAGCAACCGCACTCTCCATAGTCTTAAATGTTGTTTTTAAAAAATTTGCCATACCTACAATCATCGGATATATCGTCACAGGCACGATAATATCCGGATTTATGAACATAAAAAGCAACGAAGAGATAATGCACCTAGCCGAATTTGGCATTGTGTTTTTGATGTTTACCATAGGGCTTGAATTTAGCTTTAAACACCTCATGACAATGAAAAGAGAGGTATTTTTAAACGGAACTTTTCAGGTTAGCATCTCGGGGTTTATACTTGGAATTTTAGTTCTTTACACCATGAATGTGGTTGATAAGAGCGCTATCATCATCGGTCTAGCCCTTGCACTTTCATCAACTGCGATAGTATTAAAAACCCTAAATGACACTGGCGATATATCTCAAATTTACGGAAGAAAAGCTCTTGGAATTTTACTATTTCAAGATATAGCAGTTATCCCTATTTTGCTTATGATTGATATATTTAGCTCGGCAAACAGCTCTATTGACGAGCTTTTAATTCAAACATTTATTAGTGCGATAATACTTATCATAACGATCTATTTAATAGGCAAATACACTATAAACTGGATATTTTATAAAGTCGTGCAAACAAATTCGCAAGAAATTTTTATCGCCATGATACTGCTTTTAGTTATCGGCTCTAGCGAGCTTGCTTATTCGTTTGGATTTTCTTACTCGCTTGGAGCATTTTTAGCTGGCATGATGATGGCTGAAACGCAGTATAAGCACCAGATAGAATCAGACCTCATACCGTTTAGAGACCTACTTCTTGGACTGTTTTTTATAACTGTCGGTATGCAGATAAATTTTAGTATTGTATTTGATAATATATTTATTATAGCATTCTTAATTATAGCAACCATGTTCATAAAAGCCCTTGTCGTTTTTGGCATGCTCTTACTTTATGCAAAGCGAAGAGTTGCTATAAAAACAGCCCTTAGCTTATGTCAGATAGGCGAATTTGCACTCGCTGTCTTTGGACTTATGAGTTCAAGAGGTTTGATCTCAAACCAAACAGCTCAAATTTTCATAGCCGTTGCCGTGGTTTCGATGTTTGTCACACCTTTTATCCTTAAAAATTTAAATCGCCTAGCAAATTTAGTGCAAAAAGAGGTTGCAGTAGAGCCAAACGAGATGATAAAACCACAAAAGATCAAAAACCATATAGTTATCTTTGGATACGGAAGACTTGGACAAGAGGTTGTTTTGCGCTTAAAAGAGCAAAAAATTCTCTACCTTGCGCTTGAGAGCGATCTAAGCTTGGTTGAGCTTGGTAGAAGTCGCGGTGAAAATGTATTTTTAGGAAACGTCTTAAAAAAGCAAACTTATGACAACGCTTGTATCAGCAGTGCGGCTGCGGTTATCATAACTGTTAGCAACGAACAACGACTTGAGCTTATCGCGCAAAATATCAAAAACTATAATCCAACCATACAAACCGTCATAAGATTTAACGGACATGACGAAAAGGATCTATTTTCGGACCTTGGTAACAACTTTCATCTAGTAAGAGAAGAAAGAGCCGTTGCTAGGACTTTAGTGCATGAGGCTCTTTTGTGCAAGATAGATAAAGATGTGGCAAGAATTTAA